The genomic DNA tcCAAGGCAAGAGTTACATAATGGTgtgatcatatatatatataaatacataataacaataaaatgtatttctatagcacttttctaaacaaggttacaaagtgctttacaagaaaaacaaaaaaataaatcagcaaagaataaaatacaatcaacagagggatcataaaaacaagaaacatcTGGGGGTAAATACAATTTAGAAAGCAGAATAAAATGGCCAGAGAGGGATGATAAAAGCCAGCATCATATTAATCATTCAAAAACGCTTTCCTATAAAAGAAAGTTTTTGATCAGCAGCAACGTCGgtgtatgtataaatatagATACAATATAGTGTGTGTAATGTCATAAAACATGTATaacatattaatataaaatagtataaCATCAATGCGACAtattgtatagtatataaaaacatataaatcaGTCCAACAGAGAGAACATTTagagaaaaatacaacaaaaattaaaaacatcaaatcacGTGCTTTCTCACATGACACTAAGAGAAGTTAAAAAATTGAGAggtctcactcactcactcattacCTGAAAAAAGACCCGCGTTTACGGATGGACAGTGTTGAGTGAGTCATCTTGAGTTATATAGGATCTTTGTGCTCACCTGTCGCTAGGATACTTTGCTCTCCTCTAGTGTCTACAGAGAGGGAGTCATCTTGAGTTATATAGGATCTTTGTGCTCACCTGTCGCTAGGATACTTTGCCCTCCTCTTCTGTCCACACAGAGTCACGCTATTGGTGGAGGAGTGATGGGGGAagtgctgctctgctctggAAGTTAGTTAGTTACCTTCTgcctgtaaaactgttgaacccaagacagacagaaagagagaaagcggGTATTTTAGAGCATTGTTGTGGGAGAAAAGTTAACTTTATTTGTAGTCGTCATGGAGTTTAGTGAGGAGTCGTCGCCTGCTCTGGCTTTCGAGAAGGAAGCGTTTGAGCTGACGGTGGAGGATGTTTATGACATCTCCTATGTGATCGGACGAGATCTGTTGAAAATCAGCAGTACAGGCGAAGAAGTGTCGGATCTACAGTTCAGGATAGTCCGTGTGTTGGAAATGTTCGAGACTCTGGTGAATAAGTACAACTTGTCTCTGGAGGAGCTGAGAATGGAGAGGGACAACTTGAAGAGTGAACTGGACCGCATCGTCAAGGAGACCTCCTCTGGGCAGGGCACAGTGAGTCTTCACTGTCATGTACAAGTTTGACTTGAAGTCATTAAAGTGGACGTTTTAAAGATGCTTTTTCCTGTCTTGCCATTAAAGCAAACAGCGGGACCAAACCAGATGGTGGTGGACCTCACAGACCCCAACAGACCGCGCTTCACCATGCAGGAGCTGAAGGAGGTTCTGCAGGAGAGGAACCAGCTCAAAGCTCAGCTCATGGTGGCtcaggaggagctgcagctctacAAGAGGTGAGCAACAATGTCTAAataatggggaaaaaaacaagttaaatatatacatatatacatacatacctgcatatacacaaaaatatatatacatatacacatacatacagtacatatctgTACAAACAcatgtgtacatacatacataatcaTAACATATTCCTGAGAACCCTATATATTTGGGATGCCATGTTGAGAGAAACAGAGCACCATATC from Sebastes fasciatus isolate fSebFas1 chromosome 6, fSebFas1.pri, whole genome shotgun sequence includes the following:
- the rilpl2 gene encoding RILP-like protein 2; the encoded protein is MEFSEESSPALAFEKEAFELTVEDVYDISYVIGRDLLKISSTGEEVSDLQFRIVRVLEMFETLVNKYNLSLEELRMERDNLKSELDRIVKETSSGQGTQTAGPNQMVVDLTDPNRPRFTMQELKEVLQERNQLKAQLMVAQEELQLYKSGILPQAEPAMVEVDLDSPTPTVRSPDDVKEERTTIGKLFSFRRK